DNA sequence from the Manduca sexta isolate Smith_Timp_Sample1 unplaced genomic scaffold, JHU_Msex_v1.0 HiC_scaffold_2212, whole genome shotgun sequence genome:
atattaaaaatacattgggCGAAGTTAATTAGCAATGGACAACGACGTCAGTAACTACACAGTCGAAGGGCGTATCGGAGAGGGTGCCCATGGCTTAGTATTTAAAGCGAGACATAATCCTACAGGACGTGAAGTGGCACTTAAAAAGATCCTTATAAAGAACTTGGAAGATGGCATTCCAGTAAATGTAATGAGGGAGATAAAGGCTCTGCAGTTGCTTCGTTGTAAATACGTAAGtttctaattatatattttataatgtgaataCTTAGGTTACTTCTACAGATCTTTACTTTAATAGGTGATTTCGTACGCATACCTGTAAAAGTCTAATATGAAAGTACATTCCCAGATAATTACTACTAGTtgcttcctataagtgaaataaaataagttagcATTcagaatattttcgttaaataaattaaatattttaacttaatacAGATAATCAAACTGTACAACATGTTTCCTCGAGGAATGAGCTTGGTGCTAGTGTTGGAGTACATGTCCTCAGGGTTGTGGGAAATGCTGCACCACAATCGGCAAGAACTCACCTTACCACGTGTAAAGACATACGCGCTCATGTTATTGAAGGGGACGCGGTACATGCATGCGCATTACGTTATGCACAGGGTAAGCTCTGAACTCCCTTTTTACGGACCCAGCAGAGACTCCACGTCATTTGATAATGGAGTGGCATTCATATGAACATCGATTGTCGATATTTAATAAGGCTCTTGctggtcgacacaattatgtcggcctgttcaAAACTACCTACTTATTTTTGTAGTCTTCGTCCACATACATTTACTATTTCATGTAAAATGAATGGCAATTAATTTCATGGCGTAATACACGGTTCAAGATATTGCAGaaagtttttaaaactttatgttggaggtgttataatttatgatttaataataaattaatcatccTACGTCTTTTTCCAATCTAACGCCGAGGTTGAATATTCCGTTTACataataggtacttacttaatgtagttattgtgtattttctttAAAGGACTTGAAACCTGCAAATCTATTGATAAATCACGAGGGGATATTAAAAATCGCTGATTTAGGCCTAGCAAGGCTTTATTGGCCAGAGGGTGGTAGACCGTATTCTCACCAAGTAGCTACACGGTACGGTATATTTCTCTAAAAAATCAATTACTAACTTCTCAGAAGTGTGTTTTATAACATCACAAATAATGCCTACTGCCACCAAAGctcattgatatatttaataataatatttggtactCTGCAGATGGTATCGAGCGCCCGAATTATTGTACGGAGCCAGATATTACACAGAAAAGGTAGACTTGTGGTCGGTTGGTTGTATCATAGCC
Encoded proteins:
- the LOC119191996 gene encoding cyclin-dependent kinase 20-like — translated: MDNDVSNYTVEGRIGEGAHGLVFKARHNPTGREVALKKILIKNLEDGIPVNVMREIKALQLLRCKYIIKLYNMFPRGMSLVLVLEYMSSGLWEMLHHNRQELTLPRVKTYALMLLKGTRYMHAHYVMHRDLKPANLLINHEGILKIADLGLARLYWPEGGRPYSHQVATRWYRAPELLYGARYYTEKVDLWSVGCIIAEMITKQPLFAGESDIEQLAIVLQHLGTPTEETWPKHTELPDFHKITFPDSTPTPWPELLPGVEMDAVNLVKSFIMYDADGRISAKDAVKHQWFVNKPTPATLDDMPKPKPK